The Nitrospira tepida genome includes a window with the following:
- a CDS encoding TolB family protein yields the protein MMENSRGSLHLAVLGAIAIGIVACSGGGDSGAPASGGGGTVPPPPSAGGVNVVFGRDTGGNDDLFLIKNDGSGLVPLATGPEDEVFARLAGARILYHKRANPFSQRDIWSVGTDGTGGAALLSGPADEAVAAVSGTRVIVETAPGLGMPRDLLSIGLDGSGQAPLANTADDEYFRGIIGNRVLYERNVGGQTDVYSVNLDGSDPKPLAADPGFEEFVVGSAGSQVIIVTRVDVMSPANLVAINADGSGTPSLLGGSPNNEVLGAVVGNRVVFMRSVASQFDIFSVNLDGSDVRPLSVNPDNEFVEAIAGTRVIYSRNVGGQTDLYSVNVDGTGEAPLATTPTSEEHAAAVVGSRVIFRRTIGAQDDLFSINADGSGIEAPLATGPEDEDFAGQVGTRVLFHRNTGGPLGPADLYSVNVDGTGLVPLATSGDNEAFAGAAGDRAVYEKKTGNFFSNSPRDLFSIAPDGSGPAIPLGQTANDEYFANSF from the coding sequence ATGATGGAGAACTCACGAGGCAGCCTGCACCTTGCCGTTCTGGGCGCGATCGCGATCGGGATCGTCGCATGCAGCGGCGGAGGCGACTCGGGAGCGCCCGCTTCAGGCGGAGGGGGCACGGTGCCGCCGCCCCCCTCGGCGGGCGGTGTCAACGTGGTGTTCGGCCGCGACACCGGAGGCAACGATGATCTCTTTCTGATCAAGAACGATGGGAGCGGATTGGTCCCGCTTGCGACCGGTCCGGAGGATGAGGTGTTTGCGCGACTGGCTGGCGCGCGCATCCTGTATCACAAACGTGCCAATCCGTTTTCACAGCGGGATATCTGGAGCGTGGGGACGGACGGAACAGGAGGCGCCGCGCTGCTGAGTGGTCCGGCGGACGAAGCCGTCGCCGCCGTGAGCGGCACCCGCGTGATCGTGGAAACGGCGCCGGGGCTGGGAATGCCGCGGGATCTCCTGAGCATCGGACTGGATGGGAGCGGGCAGGCGCCTCTGGCCAATACGGCCGACGATGAATATTTCCGTGGGATCATCGGCAACCGGGTCCTGTACGAACGAAACGTCGGCGGACAGACGGATGTATACAGCGTCAACCTCGATGGGTCCGATCCGAAGCCGTTGGCGGCGGACCCGGGGTTCGAGGAATTCGTGGTCGGCAGCGCCGGCTCGCAGGTGATCATTGTGACTCGAGTCGACGTCATGTCACCGGCGAACCTGGTGGCGATCAATGCGGACGGCAGCGGCACGCCGTCCTTGTTGGGGGGCAGCCCCAACAACGAAGTGCTGGGGGCGGTGGTCGGCAATCGAGTCGTCTTCATGCGGTCGGTGGCCTCGCAGTTCGATATCTTCAGCGTCAACCTCGATGGATCGGATGTGAGGCCGCTCAGCGTGAATCCCGACAATGAGTTTGTCGAAGCCATTGCCGGGACGCGGGTGATCTATTCCCGGAACGTGGGCGGCCAGACCGACCTCTACAGCGTCAATGTGGATGGGACGGGCGAGGCTCCTCTGGCCACGACTCCGACGAGCGAGGAACATGCGGCGGCAGTGGTGGGCTCCCGCGTCATTTTCCGGCGTACGATCGGGGCGCAGGACGATCTGTTCAGCATCAACGCGGACGGGTCCGGCATCGAGGCACCTTTGGCGACCGGCCCGGAGGATGAGGACTTTGCCGGCCAGGTCGGGACCCGCGTCCTGTTCCACCGCAACACCGGCGGACCGCTCGGACCGGCCGATCTCTACAGTGTCAATGTGGACGGAACCGGCCTCGTGCCCTTGGCCACCAGCGGCGACAATGAGGCCTTTGCCGGGGCGGCAGGCGATCGCGCCGTTTATGAGAAAAAGACCGGCAACTTTTTCAGCAACAGTCCCCGCGATCTGTTCAGCATCGCGCCGGACGGCAGCGGGCCGGCCATCCCTCTCGGGCAAACGGCGAACGACGAATATTTCGCCAACAGCTTCTAA
- a CDS encoding MutS family DNA mismatch repair protein gives MKPPQPHQPLAPKAAFGRERTLRRLIAAADRRIADHHALSRTFTTARLILFLVGIALCVTLFKLGWYLAGNTALALLVLGFAAVAAYHNRLEQRMHRWRLWRTVKQTHLARLHLDWPAIPRREHEPPADHPYAKDLDLLGPHSLLHLLDTTVSSNGRERLTSWLLHPPQDRAQWAGRQRLARELSRLTLCRDRLVLEGLLIGEQEIDGRRLQAVLLTPAGWPTLPLLLAIQAAFSLGTIGLLAASLAGWLPGYWVLSFALYLFLFLMVERSQQAFEHALSLQVELDKLGAVLAYLEGRARAKHAALRELCAPLVQADRSPSRHLRQAARIVAGLSVRSNPLAHILVNLPGPWDLYFIWRLQRLQSRITDHLPQWLDILAEIEATSACATFAYLHPTYAWPVLSDAQETDGAIHARSLGHPLIPSTQRVNNDVGLQGQGRLWLVTGSNMSGKSTFLRTIGINVCLAQAGAPVCAERFEWSWVRLRCCIRVEDSIEQGLSHFYAEVKRLKLILEAARDRSGAPVLFLIDEIFRGTNNRERLIGSQAYIQELASHNGFGLITTHDLELAELETAVPTLSNVHFQETIENGALSFDYRLRPGPCPTTNALRIMALEGLPVPTATPPAES, from the coding sequence ATGAAGCCGCCTCAGCCTCATCAACCTCTCGCGCCCAAGGCCGCGTTCGGACGCGAACGGACCCTCCGGCGGCTGATCGCCGCGGCGGACCGGCGGATCGCAGACCATCATGCCCTGAGCCGCACGTTCACGACTGCCCGTCTCATCCTGTTCCTTGTCGGGATCGCGCTCTGCGTGACACTGTTCAAGCTCGGCTGGTACCTGGCCGGAAACACGGCGCTCGCTCTGTTGGTGCTCGGGTTCGCCGCCGTAGCGGCGTATCATAACAGGCTTGAACAGCGGATGCACCGGTGGCGCCTCTGGCGCACCGTCAAGCAGACACACCTCGCCCGCCTCCATCTGGATTGGCCGGCCATCCCACGGCGGGAGCATGAGCCCCCCGCCGACCATCCCTATGCGAAGGACCTGGATCTCCTGGGCCCGCATTCGCTGCTGCACCTGCTCGACACGACCGTGTCGTCCAACGGACGAGAGCGGCTCACGTCCTGGTTGCTGCATCCTCCGCAGGATCGGGCTCAATGGGCCGGCCGGCAACGCCTGGCCCGTGAACTCAGCCGCTTGACGCTGTGTCGTGATCGATTGGTGCTTGAAGGGTTATTGATCGGGGAACAGGAGATCGACGGGCGACGCCTCCAGGCCGTATTGTTGACTCCGGCCGGCTGGCCGACCCTGCCGCTGCTCTTGGCGATCCAGGCGGCGTTCTCTCTGGGCACGATCGGTCTGTTGGCAGCCTCCTTGGCCGGTTGGTTGCCCGGTTACTGGGTGCTGAGCTTTGCCCTTTATCTGTTCCTCTTTCTCATGGTCGAACGGAGCCAGCAGGCCTTTGAACATGCCCTCTCGCTTCAGGTGGAACTCGACAAGCTGGGCGCCGTATTGGCGTATCTCGAAGGCCGCGCGCGGGCCAAGCATGCGGCCCTGCGCGAACTCTGCGCGCCGCTCGTCCAGGCGGATCGCAGTCCCTCCCGGCACCTGCGTCAAGCGGCCCGCATCGTCGCGGGGCTTAGCGTGCGGTCCAATCCCTTGGCCCATATCCTGGTCAACCTGCCCGGTCCCTGGGATCTCTATTTTATCTGGCGCCTGCAACGGCTCCAGAGCCGGATTACAGATCATCTTCCCCAGTGGCTGGATATCCTGGCCGAGATCGAAGCCACCAGCGCCTGCGCCACCTTTGCCTATCTCCACCCGACCTACGCCTGGCCGGTCTTGAGCGACGCTCAGGAGACCGACGGCGCGATCCACGCCCGGTCGCTGGGCCATCCGCTTATTCCTTCGACGCAGCGGGTGAACAACGATGTCGGGTTGCAGGGGCAGGGTCGGCTGTGGCTCGTCACCGGATCGAACATGTCCGGCAAAAGTACGTTTCTCCGGACCATCGGGATCAACGTCTGTCTCGCGCAGGCCGGGGCACCCGTGTGCGCCGAGCGGTTCGAATGGAGCTGGGTGCGGCTGCGCTGTTGCATCCGCGTGGAGGATTCAATCGAACAGGGACTGTCGCACTTCTATGCGGAGGTCAAGCGGCTGAAGTTGATCCTGGAAGCGGCCCGCGATCGGTCCGGCGCTCCGGTCCTGTTTCTGATCGACGAGATCTTCCGGGGCACCAACAATCGGGAACGGCTCATCGGCAGCCAGGCCTACATTCAAGAGCTCGCGTCACACAACGGTTTTGGCTTGATCACCACGCACGACCTCGAACTTGCCGAGTTGGAAACGGCCGTTCCCACATTGAGCAACGTCCATTTCCAGGAAACGATCGAGAACGGAGCCCTGTCGTTTGACTATAGGCTCCGGCCTGGCCCTTGTCCGACCACCAACGCCTTGCGGATCATGGCGCTCGAAGGCCTGCCGGTGCCGACGGCCACGCCGCCGGCCGAATCTTGA
- a CDS encoding 50S ribosomal protein L11 methyltransferase — MGTGVESNWIDVQMRTSLDAGEVLGLLNDPSVTGGWLDGDGTVHFYWPAGEWSGERLAHLRAVLLQLGDGSAGASIEIREEPAQDWNRLWAQSVTPLRIGRRVLIRPSWEPEDGGSDTIELVIDPKQAFGTGHHATTSLLIEWIEDLVVGGMSILDVGTGSGILAMVALRCGAGRAVGLDCDPEAIECARGYAAQNGFDEETLRLTVGRLTAELVETPEPWQLVLANLDCRTLLETSELLARLAQRGATLLFSGILVEQEEEIRLAYAERGVYGTEVKRKDGWVALRLRASESCDG, encoded by the coding sequence ATGGGAACGGGAGTGGAATCCAATTGGATCGATGTGCAGATGCGGACCAGCCTCGATGCCGGTGAGGTGCTCGGCCTGTTGAATGATCCTTCCGTGACCGGCGGCTGGCTGGACGGAGACGGAACGGTTCATTTTTACTGGCCGGCCGGGGAGTGGAGTGGGGAACGGCTCGCCCACCTGCGGGCGGTGCTGCTCCAACTCGGGGACGGCTCGGCGGGTGCATCAATCGAGATCCGGGAAGAGCCGGCGCAGGATTGGAATCGGCTCTGGGCGCAATCAGTCACACCGCTGCGGATCGGACGGCGCGTGCTTATCCGACCGAGTTGGGAGCCGGAGGACGGAGGATCCGACACGATCGAGCTGGTGATCGATCCCAAGCAAGCCTTTGGGACCGGCCACCATGCGACGACGAGCCTGTTGATCGAATGGATCGAAGACTTGGTCGTGGGCGGAATGTCAATTCTGGACGTGGGAACCGGAAGCGGGATTCTGGCGATGGTGGCGCTTCGCTGTGGAGCAGGGCGGGCGGTCGGCTTGGATTGCGACCCGGAAGCGATCGAGTGCGCCAGGGGTTATGCCGCTCAAAATGGGTTTGACGAGGAGACCTTGCGCTTGACCGTGGGACGTCTTACTGCGGAGCTTGTGGAAACCCCGGAGCCCTGGCAACTCGTCCTGGCGAATCTGGATTGCCGGACACTCCTCGAAACCTCAGAGCTTCTGGCCAGGCTGGCGCAGCGGGGCGCGACCCTGCTGTTCTCCGGCATTCTGGTCGAGCAGGAGGAAGAGATCCGCCTGGCCTATGCCGAGCGCGGAGTCTACGGGACGGAGGTCAAGCGGAAGGACGGCTGGGTCGCGTTGCGGCTGCGCGCATCCGAATCCTGTGATGGATGA
- a CDS encoding MOSC domain-containing protein, which yields MDREIDRSDALGEGRLHQINISDGGVPKLPVAEAVITSDGVSGDRQRNHSVHGGRDRALCLFSLERLDSLRQEGHSIYPGASGENLTLAGLDWSMVRPGDRLRIGETVELELTSYTTPCRYNACWFLDGDYGRISHKRHPGWSRLYAKVLREGVVRQGDRVELVAQAKVKAEVERNGSGSATVQCETEPEPETRPQP from the coding sequence ATGGACCGGGAAATTGACCGATCTGATGCGCTGGGAGAAGGACGGCTTCATCAGATCAATATCTCCGACGGCGGCGTACCCAAGCTGCCCGTGGCGGAGGCGGTGATCACGTCAGATGGAGTCAGCGGCGACCGGCAACGGAACCATTCTGTGCACGGAGGCAGGGACCGCGCCCTGTGTCTGTTTTCGCTCGAACGGCTCGACTCGCTGCGGCAGGAAGGCCACAGTATTTACCCCGGCGCCTCCGGCGAGAACCTCACGTTGGCCGGATTGGATTGGAGCATGGTCAGGCCTGGGGATCGTCTCCGAATCGGCGAGACGGTTGAACTGGAACTTACGAGCTACACGACGCCTTGCCGCTACAACGCCTGCTGGTTCCTTGACGGCGATTACGGCCGAATCTCGCACAAACGCCATCCGGGCTGGAGCCGGCTCTATGCCAAGGTGCTCCGGGAAGGGGTGGTTCGCCAGGGCGATCGGGTAGAACTTGTGGCGCAGGCTAAGGTCAAGGCTGAGGTTGAGAGGAATGGTTCGGGCTCGGCCACGGTTCAATGTGAAACTGAGCCGGAGCCTGAAACGAGACCTCAACCTTAG
- a CDS encoding class I SAM-dependent methyltransferase — MERQLEPELMDDPEQAAAYARANFESENQGFVDRFGEYFPDFEEGQVFDLGCGPADIPARFVRAYPRCRVTAVDASPPMLDLARQAVTAAGLSGQIVLHCERIQSFRPAEQADAIISNSLLHHLPHPLQFWHAVRRLMKPGGAVLVMDLLRPESPEAAQAIVETYAANEAPILKRDFYHSLLAAFTEDEVAAQLTQMNLTRLLIDVVDDRHWIVGGRVY; from the coding sequence ATGGAACGCCAGCTCGAACCAGAACTGATGGACGATCCCGAACAGGCGGCCGCCTATGCGCGCGCCAATTTCGAGTCGGAGAATCAGGGGTTCGTGGATCGGTTCGGCGAATATTTTCCGGACTTCGAAGAAGGACAGGTGTTTGATCTGGGGTGCGGGCCGGCCGATATCCCGGCGAGGTTTGTACGGGCCTACCCCCGCTGCCGGGTGACTGCCGTGGATGCGTCGCCGCCCATGCTGGATCTGGCGCGACAGGCGGTCACCGCTGCCGGATTGTCCGGGCAGATCGTGCTTCACTGCGAACGGATTCAGTCGTTTCGTCCGGCTGAGCAGGCCGATGCGATCATCTCCAACAGCTTGCTGCACCATCTGCCCCATCCGCTTCAATTCTGGCATGCCGTCCGGCGACTGATGAAGCCGGGCGGCGCCGTTTTGGTGATGGACCTGCTGCGGCCGGAATCACCGGAAGCGGCCCAGGCGATCGTCGAGACCTATGCCGCGAATGAAGCGCCGATCCTGAAGCGGGACTTCTACCATTCGCTGCTGGCTGCGTTCACCGAGGACGAGGTGGCGGCCCAACTCACGCAGATGAACCTGACCAGGCTGCTGATTGACGTGGTGGATGATCGGCATTGGATTGTCGGCGGCCGTGTCTATTAA
- a CDS encoding formylglycine-generating enzyme family protein, translated as MIGIGLSAAVSIKRVSAKLVGVGTAAPALLAIVVMVTSADAQLDRLRKFRSEPGPAPVQDQPMVTVPAGAFWMGRDGAEALEDERPRHEVWLDEFLIDLHEVTTEAYARFLAETQRQPPAFWESVSLLRHGTRPVVGVTWDDAAAYCTWRGARLPTEAEWEKAARGTDERRYPWGNQKPTSDLANFALGARFSYDQVLLPVGQFPKGKSPYGVLDMAGNVWEWVSDWYLGNYYEMSPVRNPAGPEQGQFKVLRGGSWSDLPKYLLTYGRFKLSPNTRNSFTGFRCAKSAAS; from the coding sequence ATGATCGGCATTGGATTGTCGGCGGCCGTGTCTATTAAGCGGGTCAGTGCCAAGCTGGTAGGGGTAGGGACTGCGGCGCCGGCGTTGCTGGCCATTGTGGTTATGGTTACGTCGGCCGACGCGCAGCTCGATCGGCTGCGGAAGTTCCGGTCTGAGCCGGGGCCGGCGCCTGTTCAGGATCAGCCGATGGTCACCGTTCCGGCCGGCGCATTCTGGATGGGGCGTGACGGGGCGGAGGCCTTGGAGGACGAGCGGCCCCGCCATGAAGTTTGGCTTGACGAGTTTTTAATCGACCTGCACGAAGTCACGACCGAAGCCTATGCGCGGTTTCTCGCGGAGACTCAACGGCAACCGCCGGCGTTTTGGGAATCGGTGAGCCTCTTGAGGCACGGCACCAGGCCGGTCGTGGGCGTCACCTGGGATGATGCCGCCGCCTACTGCACGTGGAGAGGGGCTCGGCTGCCCACGGAAGCCGAATGGGAGAAGGCCGCGAGAGGGACGGATGAGCGCCGCTACCCCTGGGGCAATCAGAAGCCGACTTCGGACCTGGCCAATTTTGCGTTGGGCGCCCGTTTCAGTTACGACCAGGTTTTGCTCCCCGTCGGACAGTTCCCCAAGGGCAAGAGTCCCTATGGCGTGCTGGACATGGCGGGAAACGTCTGGGAATGGGTCTCCGATTGGTATTTGGGGAATTATTACGAAATGAGCCCGGTGAGGAACCCGGCGGGGCCCGAGCAGGGGCAATTCAAGGTCCTGCGCGGCGGTTCCTGGTCCGACTTGCCGAAATATCTCCTCACCTATGGCCGGTTCAAGCTGTCGCCGAACACGCGAAACAGTTTCACCGGCTTTCGCTGCGCCAAATCGGCCGCGTCTTGA
- a CDS encoding alpha/beta hydrolase: MNETSHFFTDQAGHKIAAILTVPSSPTDRVALLCHGFLSSKNSSTNKALTRLLIERHIATFRFDFFGQGESEGPFEDITVGLALDQAKAALAWAAARGFRRLGLVGSSFGGLIALLAASEAASSEPALRCLALKCPVPDFPSMLQLEFGSDGLDEWRRSNTMPDVTGGSGRIRLRYRFYEECRLYDGYCAATGIAVPTLIVHGDRDELVPVQQSERLLDSLSGPKHLLVVPGADHGFTAGEHFTAMTRAIAEWMVRHLS; encoded by the coding sequence ATGAACGAAACATCGCACTTCTTCACGGACCAGGCCGGCCATAAGATTGCGGCCATCCTGACCGTTCCCTCCTCGCCGACGGATCGAGTGGCCCTGCTCTGCCACGGCTTCCTGTCCAGCAAGAACAGCTCGACGAACAAGGCGCTCACGAGGCTCCTGATTGAACGACACATCGCCACGTTCCGGTTCGACTTTTTCGGCCAAGGGGAGAGCGAAGGTCCGTTCGAGGACATCACCGTGGGCCTGGCCCTCGATCAAGCCAAGGCCGCCTTGGCCTGGGCGGCCGCACGAGGTTTTCGTCGCCTCGGGTTGGTCGGCTCCAGCTTCGGCGGGCTCATCGCGCTGCTGGCCGCTTCCGAGGCCGCCTCAAGTGAACCGGCATTACGCTGTCTCGCCTTGAAATGTCCGGTGCCGGACTTTCCGTCCATGTTGCAGTTGGAGTTCGGCTCAGACGGGTTGGACGAATGGCGGCGAAGCAACACGATGCCCGACGTGACCGGCGGTTCCGGCCGCATCAGGCTCCGGTATCGTTTTTACGAGGAGTGCCGGCTCTACGATGGATATTGCGCAGCCACAGGGATCGCCGTGCCCACCTTGATCGTCCACGGCGACCGCGATGAATTGGTGCCGGTGCAACAGAGCGAACGGCTGCTCGATTCGTTGTCAGGCCCCAAGCACCTGCTCGTGGTGCCGGGCGCCGACCATGGATTCACGGCCGGAGAACATTTCACCGCCATGACGCGCGCGATCGCCGAGTGGATGGTCAGGCATCTGTCCTAG